In Podarcis raffonei isolate rPodRaf1 chromosome 8, rPodRaf1.pri, whole genome shotgun sequence, the genomic window GCTTGGCTTGGCTGCagtgcattgcatttcctttctgAAGCTCTTCTGTAAGCTCTGGGGCCCTTTGTCCATCCCCTGAGGTTATCAGTTGCCACCCCCACCCAGACCCTCCACTCCAACCAGCAGGTCTCTGCAGCCTCAGATagcaaggctgtgtacacactcctgtttactctgcatctaGTGTACTCCCACCCCAGGTTTGGGAAGTGGTGTGTGCATGAGGTTAGCCACAAGCCTTATCTATCCACCCCCCCTTGTTTCTTacgaaatactgcattttgatccattcaccccctcccccaaaccagctttgatccaaaCTGAGGAAAATAATGACCTCCGCTGTGTTTTAAGCCGCTAATTACACAGCCCCAGTGTGGTTTAGTAGTTAAGAGTGCTGGACTTAAAATAGAGGAAAGAGCCAGGTTGAAATCCTCACTCAGCTGTGAGCCACAGGCGGGTGGCCTTGAGCCATCTAATCTCACAacgtaacctacctcacagggttgttagaataaaatggggaggcctgTGTATACTGTTTGCAGCTCCTTGTAGGAAGAGTGGCATTCTTTTTTTaaggtggtgatggtgggggtggttataataccccgcccatctagctgggtttccccagccactctgggcagcttaaagCACATATTTAAAACCAGTAAaatgtcaaatattaaaaacttcctcatACAGGGCTTcatccagatgtcttctaaaagttatgtagttctttatctccttgacatctgatgggagggcgttccacagggcgggcgccaccaccgagaagaccctgtgcctggttccctgtaacctcacttctcgcagtgagggaactcccagaaggccctcggagctggacctcagtgaatgatggggatggagatgctcctttgtgtatactgggctgaggccgttgaTGGGAAAATAAAAGTCATCCCAGTTGCTCTCTTATCCCATGCCATAGGATGGCCCTGCTCAACCAATAGCTCCTGCCTCCAGCTCTCTGCATGGTGCTGGAAGTGGGCATAGATAGTTTTCTTCTGAGCTGGGTGCCTCTTGGGCCGAGGGTCCCGTGGGAGGGACAGGAAGGGAACGCTTCCATCCTGAAGGGCCTGGTTGTCTTTGGCAGATGCTGAGCCCCACGTACAAGCAGCGCAACGAGGATTTTCGCAGGATCTTCAAGGGACTGCCTGAAACGGAGCGGCTTCTTGTAGGTGAGAGACAGGAGGAGAAGGGCGGTGCAGGGAGGCTATGCCAAACGGTGGAATCCAAAGTAGGTGGTGAATGAGGTGTCTCAGCAGGCCTACATGTGATGGTTGATAGTGTggagctggggtggggagcctgtggtggccctccaggtgttgttggactccaactcccatcagcccccatggGGCCAAGGAAGATGGAAGGACAGcaacttcttgagggcttccacaAACTCTGTCTTTGCTGCAGTAGATGATAGAGGAGATCAGAGTTGGTGACAGccacagcatgcatttaaagcacatgacagtccccagtacccttaacaaacagcagttcccaggcttctctggGGGGAAGcaacatgctttaaatgcatgatgaGACCAAAGACTTATTTGAGAACTGGTTTGATGCTTCTCTGTGCAGAGTTACGATTTCTGGAGAATTTGAAAGCACAGGGAGGGCAAAATCCATTTGTCCCATTGTGTGCAAGGGAGGGGAGAtaaatggttttgttgttgttgtttttaagtgcaaATTGAAATATCTTTCTCCCTTGCAATATTATTACCTGActggcatttttaaaagattgtgcAAAGATTGTGCGCTTCAATTCTCTTTGCCCAGAACCAGGGTGCAAACTTAAGCATGCCTGACATAATGCACATTCAAAGGCAGTTAGTCTCTGAAGGCTCTAGCCTTTGGCTGTGTGAGAGAGATCATtttgtagaatgtgttcttttctaATTTCGTATTTGTCATGATTAGGATGCGAGAGAGGTTTCCTTGCAGTTTCTTGCATTTTAGgttctcttgtctttcctgtcCATCCTTTAAGTTCTCCTGGCTGAGGATTCCACTCCTGTCAAAATGTATAAAGGAATTATAGTTGGAATTTAGATTAGCCCCTACCCTCCCCGTCTGTAAGTATAGATCCAATTGGCCCCGTTCACAGGTTGGAAGAGAAATTCATTGTGACACCCCCGCTTTATTCACAGCCTGATCTCTCCTACATATCTTTTTTCTGCACTAGCAGGCTTGCTGATTCCTATTTCTGGACACCTCATAAATTGCCTCTTTGTGCCAATCAGCACAAAAAAGCTTACAAATGAGCTGAGTGCCAGTTTAATGGTCTAGAGTAGACTTGCTCCCCAAGACACcggagaactgtagtttgatgaagatgctgggagttgtgtgtgtgtgtgtttaaatgcaaCCCTTAGCCTAATTTCATGTGGGTAtcaagaaagggggaaatggggaaaaggagagaggctgggaaaatgggatctctctctctctctctctctcacacacacacacgaagggaGGTGGcataaggaaagggaaaggggagtGATGGAGAGAACGAGAAAGGGGTTGCAGAAGGAGAAAAGGGGTGTCCCACCCAGTTTTTGCTCTAGTCGTCCTAACCGCTGCCAGCACATGGCTCCCAGCACATTACCcctgaggaaatgtggcccttggcagAAAGAAAGTTCCCCACTCCTAGGTTAGAGAGTCCTTCACAAAACTGTTGTCCTTTATCCACAGAACAATGGAACAACTATTAAATCAGTTAAAGCCTCTGGTTTTGAAGTGTCCTGTTTAGTCACCTGCAACCATTCTGATGTCCTGTCTCTAGAATAAGTGCTTTAAAGGACTGACTGCTCCCGTATCAACCTGCCAGTAAATGGAGGTCACCTGCCCACGCGCTCCTCTGGGTGCGCCAACGTCAGATGTGAGGCAGGGGAGTGACCACAGAGAGGGCGTTTCTGGCTGCTGAACCTCAAATGGGGAGCTCCCTTTGAAATGAGGCGATGCCTTCTTTGTTATTGTTTAGGCACCAGTTTTTTTTCTTCACCTAGACTTTTTAGAGACGTGGGCTGTTTTTAACCAAGCTTTGCACCTGCTTTGTTACTGCAGCTTTAGTCGCtgtgttgctgtgtttttatgTGATTGCAACCTACCCCAAAAGAAAACAGTAAGGCTGAgcaatatattttggaaaatgaaatgaaaacagagCAGCAAAAGATGAGTGGCAGCGTAAACTGCCGGGATACGCGGAATTAACTGGTATGACTGACATAATAAGAAACTGAGATGATAAAAGGTTCAAGGAGGATTGGCCATTAGACCATATGAAAAACCATTGTAGTAAGATAATTAACCTATCAGGGTGAGAATAACTCAGTTATATCATGAgataaggagagggagagagagaaaactgagaAGAACAAGAAGACGTGGATAGGTGGGGAATAGATAGGAAACCATGGAAAGAGGGAAGTGTATTAAAAGATGTACTcttattatttctttttgaaTGTAATAGTTTATGTATAAATGCTGAATTgtaacagaaaagcaaataaaaaataaaaacagagcagCCTTGGGTCGGTGCCCAGCAGCTGTGGCCTTCACCCCCCTTATCAACAGGATTGGTCTCCCCACAagcctgctgctgctcccccaaTCCCCCCCGACTCTGCCTTGAACCCAAACACTTGCTCTCAGCAGCTGACGTCTCCCCTCTCCTCAGATTACTCCTGTGCGCTGCAGCGTGACATCTTGCTTCAAGGGCGGCTTTACCTATCGGAGAACTGGATCTGCTTCTACAGCAACATCTTCCGATGGGAGACCACGGTGAGTGCCTTGGCGAGGTAGCCTGGGGGGAGATGGGTCAGGTACGCAGGCGAGCCCCTTTGCCTTCCCCCCTCCTGCCGCTGATCCCTGTTGTGTTGCTCATCCGCAACAGATCTCCATCCAGCTGAAGGAGGTGAAATGCATCAGGAAGGAGAAGACGGCCAAGCTGATCCCCAACGCGATTCAGATCTGCACAGAAACCGAGAAGGTGAGccaggggtgtgtttgtgtgctttggGCTGAGTCCCGTGTTATGCACATTCCAGATCtggactggggaacctgtggctctccaggtgccTAGAACATAAAAGGAggcacctgctggatcaggccaaagatctTTCGAGTCTCCAACAGTGGCCAACGGGAAAGGACCAGTGGCCAATTCTGGTGAAGCAGCTGGGATTCTTGCAAATAATTCTAGGCTAGGTAGGCCTTGGTGTGATCGAGCTGGGCATTTCTAGTGATCTTCGGACGAAGGGCGGTGTAGACATTTAGCAGACAATAATAATTTCTAAAATTCTTAAGCCAAGAATGCAGTTCTCTAGGATCACCGAATACAGATTTCTTGGGTTGCAACTGTTTGTAGATCTTCAGCGTACGTTCTTGCTTTGTAAACGTTATGACACGCTGttacattatttatttaaatagtcaCAGGCCATGCTTCCACTAAAATACAGTGAGGTGGTATGCGGCATGCAAAATTGAAATAAGACCTCCATCTCCACACGCTCACCCTGCAGGTCAACTTTGACTGGTGGGCGGAGCCACCTACCTATCAGTCGCTCGGCATCACCGTGACATCAGATGGTGAACATTGTGGTAGCACCATCTGCCTGTCAGTGTTTGCCCATGGGGCTGTTTGCCGGCCAGCCAATCCAATAATATTTCCCCCCTGCTAtttctgaagatgccagggaccttCTGTATCCAAAGCTTGCACTTTCCCACTGAGCTGTGTTCCCACCTGGTAAGACGGAAGGTGGCTCACCCCTGTGCCAGCTGATATTCTGCTCCCTGTGTGATAGTTGCAGCTTGCTTTGCACAGTTCCGGTCATGGTGCCCTTCCCAACATTACTGAGTTTCCAATGGTCGTTTTGAAGCTGTGCATGAGTGCACGTGTGCATGAGGAAAACCTGGTGTCTGGAGCTGTGAAGGGGAGCTGTTAGGAAGTGCCTTgccctcagcttcctcttcctcctcctcctcctctgacctGCCTCCCTAAGGGCTTGGACTTTTGTTCTCAGTGTGAATCTCATGCCAGTGGATATGATCCTAATCGCATCTGTGTGCTCCGCTTCCTGCTAACCTTTATGCCCCAGCAAACATAGAAGCGCAACGGCACAGGACGTGAGAGATGAGCCTTGTTGCCTCCTCCTGTTCAAAACAAGCTTGCAGCTTGGGGCAAAGATGCACGAGTGAGCTTTGCCCTAGGCCTCACCTCCAGCCCACAGTTTGCACCCTGACCCAACAGTTCCCGtcctcctcaccccacccttcAGCTAAAGTTTTATCAGTGTCTGGACAGGCTGTGCTCCGCAGAGATTAATCTCTGCAGAGTGTGCAGCCTTTTATTTTCCTAGGCATCTCCTATGTCCCTTGCTTCTGATACGTTATCTCAGCTAGAGGGGCAATGCCCCGCAAAAGCAAAAGGGAAAAGAACATCGGGTGACTCTCGGGTGTGCCTCTGGAACAGTTCATGTGAGCTAGTTGCCTCTTAgtagcatttaccgtattttttgctctataacacgcacccgaccataacacacacatagtttttagaggaggaaaatccgtaggcatgccacccgtaggcattccctccataacacgcacagacatttccccttactttctaggaggaaaaaagtgagtgttatggtgcaaaaaaatacggtaattgcttttGTTGTACTtaacagtagaatcatagaatcttagagctggaagggacccccaagatcacctggtccaaccctctgcaatgcaggaatctttactAAAGCATTACTGACAGATAGTCAttcaacctctgcataaaaacctccaaggcaggagagtccaccaccttctgcagGAAGTCTCGTTCATTTCATGCGCTCTGTGGATCTCAGGATTCTAACTGACCTTATCAGCTGTTGATAGACAGCTATCAGGATGTAGTCATTGCAGGCAATTAGTCCAGAGCACAAGTGTGGCTAGTAAGAGGGTGAACTTTGATAATGGCATTGAGACAAAGACATGAGCTGGCTGGCCAGATCCTGGGATCCCTGATCCCTGGTGGGTCATTTTGGCAGGTGAATGGACCCCCATAACCTGTCTGATCAAATGGTATCACGTTGattcatttgccccccccccatgtcgcATGGCAAGCAGTATTGCAAAGGAAAATCCAAGCAAAgcatgtcacctctccagccgggagagcgcgcgcagggctaaagcagccccccgcgaccctctcccggctggagaggtgacgcgcgcctatggcaggagcctccataggcgcgcgtcacctctccaagcGGGAGAGTGCGGCGGGGCTAAAGCAGCTATGAATTCTACCTGTAGGTAGAAGCTTGGTCCCACTGATCTTGGGGCACTGATCTCAGGCTCTCTTTTCACTTGCCATTCCCAGCATTTCTTCACCTCATTCGGGGCCCGTGACCGCTGCTTCATGCTGATCTTCCGCCTCTGGCAGAATACGCTCCTGGATAAGGTAAGAATGGACCCATTGCTCCTGCAGAAACAACCTAGGATACGGCAGCTTGAAGCTCAGTCCTTGCTATATTTCAGCACTGGAGTTCCAGatcttgccattttttttttaatttatgtcTCTGTCTCTGTGTCTGTGTGAGTGAAGCCGCTGCCCAGTTTCTGAAAATAGGAACCAGATGTTTAATGTTGGGTTCTAGACTGTATGGGGGTGGTATGTGTTGCATGTATCTGTGTCAGGACTAAACAGATAAGCCTGGACTGATTTTGCCCTGTTCATCCAAGCGCTTCAACTGCagtcctttttctcttttctaaTGCTGTGCTCTCCTCCCAGACGTTGTCCCCTCAAGAGCTCTGGCACATTGTCCACCAATGCTATGGCTCTGAACTCGGCCTCACCAGTGAGGATGATGATTACGTCTCTCCCATCGATGAGATCAACGGTTTGGGGTGAGTGTACACTGCCCTGCAGACACCATAATGTGTCCCCACCCTGACTGCATTGTAACTATAAGGATGCCAGGGGAGATAGTATAAAATACAAGGTTACAGTCTACTGAGTCAGGCTAATGGGTGCACCAAGCCCAGTGCTGGCTGCACAGATTGGCAGCACCTCTTCAAAGTCTCAGGTGAGGATCCTTCTCCTAGTTCTTGTTTGCTCCAAGCCTCTTACCTGGGGGTGCTTGTGCAGCAGATTTGTCTCATCCCCCTTCCAAGAGGCCCTACCAAATTTGAATCAAGGTGTGGTCCAAGCGTTGCCCACATTCTCACTTGTAAGAGAAAGTCTCTTTCCTCTCtcccaagaaaataataataataataataataatattttatttatatcccgccctccccagctgaagctgggctcagagcggctaacaacaataaaataatacaacattctaaaatcatttcattataaaatcagttcaaatcaaattaatggcatccattgggctagagttctgtgaggattgccaaaggctgtgccctggccaaaggcctggtggaacagctctgtcttgcaggccctgcggaaagatgtcaagtcccgcagggccctagtgtcttgtgacagagcgttccaccagattggagccacagccgaaaaatatgtgcacaggagagagagagcatttaCACACCATTAATGTAGAGgccaggaacctgtggccctccaggctttgCCGGACTGCCACTCCCTTCAGTAGAATAGATTGcagtctgtgtttgtgtgtggtgttcCCAACAGTtcctccagtttgcaaatgtgcccataggCCCAAAAAAGTTGGCGAGCCTGGGCTCAGGAATGCTGAGTCAGCCCCACCCAGTGACTGAAGTTGCCACGAAGTTGATTGTGGATATGGGTGGGGGCCCTTGTGCATTCTGACTCCTTTTTGAGGCCAGCCTTTCTCGCCCAGGGCTTCTTTTTGAACCCTCCCTCCTTCTTGTCTCTACATTTCCCTGGCTCTTCTTTCCAAcagaagccccaaagagactggGGATGTCATTGACCTGAGCGACTTGACTTCCCGCTGCAGCACGGACCTCAAGCTGGACACCAGCCCCCTCATGGACAAAAGGGATGCCAGTCAGAGCATCAACTCGCTGGCCAGCAGTAGTGACGGGACCACCTCGGTGAGGATGGCAGGGTTCAGATATGGGGGCTTTGGAAGTCTGTATGAGTCACCATTTGAATGTCTCTCCCTGTAGCTTTTTGCCAAAATCTGCTCTCTGTCATTCTGGAATCTTCCCCCAGAATGCTCTGCAACATGCAGGGGTTCTGCTGTAGCCCAAGCAACAAAGGAATGGTTCCTTGAGGAAACTTGAAATACAAGTAAAGGTGTAGCAAGGGGCAAGTGGAGGACCGTGGAAAGTTTCCTcactaattaaaataaaacatgtcCAGGAAATGAGTGCAAATTAAATCAGATCAAGGGATTTTATCTCACGTAATAAAACCATTCCTTCCCTGCTTGCTGCCAAAACAGATAAATGTTTCAAGATCTGGAGTATTTTTAGAAGTCCAGTTCTGTGAGATTGCTTTTTTCGTGGCCAAAAAGACTCTCTCTCTATATCtgcaattgttgtttagtcaagcCCTACAGAGCTGGGAAATGTCCAAGAATAACATCCAGAGGGAGCCCTCAAAACGAAGTTGACATACCTAAACACTTCCTGCTAAAATAGTTTTATGATTTTACTCCCCGATAATGTAAGACGTTTCAGGAAAATGACAGGCTTTTGAACTACTTCAGAACACATTCCCTCCCCTTAAAAGGAAACCGAACGAGGGATCTTGTCTCGAGAATGGCCAGCACTCTGGCTAActgcagttcctgggattctttagcATGAAGCCGTGAGGCTAAGATTGGTTTATGACTGATGTGCTTGTAGTTTAGATATGCTCTGAGCCTGTAAGAAAAAGGGCTCACATGCTACCTAGAGCATGGGCTAGAGTCCATTTTATCAGGTGCTGCAATAAAACTTGTTAGCAGTCatgataaatatttaaaaaacaacagaaacagaaaaatgaTTGTCAGGATTCCACAGGAGATACATGAGTTTTATTAGAGGTAGGGAAGCGGAACTGTTTAGAAATTGTTACTGCTCAATGCAGCTGCTCAAGATTTAAgctagccagccatgcccttttccaaggtactccattccatttccactCCTCCTTGGTTTTCCGTTTTCACACTCTCCAGCATCAGTTGCTGTTCTGCAGCACTGAGCAAGCTCATTCCTCTTTTAGCTGTGTCCCCCAAACCCTGATATCTCTGCATGGATTTTGCATTTTGGGTACATAAGGATGGATAGGTTCCCAAAGAGCATGCTTGCTATTAGTATGTAGGATTCCATGATCTGCGTTAGATTTGCAGCTGTACAAAAATTTAGCTGTACTACATTCCATTGCATGCCATCCAGACTTCTATTGCATGCAAGCTGTCAAAATACCACCAGGCACCAGCTGCTGTCCCGTCCCCCATCCCCCCAGATGTCAGGTGCTGGTGCTCAATGCCAGATACGCAGCCAGTATTCCCATGTCTGGGGAACATTTGGAGAATCTTCTGCCCACTCAAAAGAGAGCAAACTCCTCAAGTGTGTCGCTAAGTGTGCCCATCCACTTCCTTCCAGCTGGCAGAGGACCCAGATGAGAACACTGACAGCCAAGTGGATGCCTCTTCCAGCCACACAGTGACCTCAGCAACAGAACCTCCCAGGGACGATTTGCCTCAAGGGCCGCCAATGTCCCCCCTGGAGGGGGACCCACTCCCCAGCGAGGAGCTCCCCACGGACATGAGCAATTCTTCCTCCTCAACGCAAGATGAAGGTgagggcagctccccccccccactctctgttaagggtgtgtgtgtgaattgtcaTATGCAGATAATATGCAAATTTTTGAATTTGTGTTATGGGCCCCATGCCCTGACTCTTCTAAGTACCTAGCGGTGCCCCTGCTGCacttgaaccaggcagagggccttctcagtagtggtggaatgcccttccatcagatgtcaaggaaataaacaactatcttgagtttcagaagacatctgaaggcagccctgttttaggaagtttttaatgtttgattttttttatcacattattattattattattattattaatacaatggaatcttgggttgcgaacgtgatccatgcgggaggcacatttgcaacctgcagcattcacaacctgcagtgccACGCGTGtgatgcgattcggcgcttctgcgcatgcgcaagcaccaaaacccagaagtaacccattccggtacttccaggtttggcgcgtctgtaacccgaaaaggcgcaacccgcagcgatcgcaacccgaggtatgagtgtattctgttgggagctgcctagagtggctggggaaacccagccagatgggtggggtataaataataaattattattattattattattattattattattaaactcttttctccttctcctcaagCCGAGGTGGACGCTTTCTTTTCGGACCTGCCGGGGCGGTTGCTCATCAACACTGTTTATCATGTTGGAGCCGAAAGGCTGCAGCAGATGCTCTTCAGCGACTCCCAGTTCATACACAGCTTCTTGGACCAGCGCAAGTTCACAGGTAAGGAGGGCACGGGGACGCCTGCAAAGCTACATCCTCCCTTGTTGTTCAGGAGCAGGGTTTGGGAGGATGTTTCAAGCTGTAAAACAATGGATGCTGCCAATATCTGTCATTCTCCATCACTTAGACCCAAATCCATTTtgcaacactgtcttttcgcccCGATCCCAATTTACAGGAGCAGGGCAGGGGGCAAGCGATTCTTTAAAAACTTAGCACTGCATGATTTGTGTATTGATCTTAAAACTTTCACATACTGTTTTCCCCACTCCGTTTTTTTCAAAAGCACAATAAGGAAGGAATTCCTCCTCTTGATATGTCCCCTTTTCTCCCGTAGACGTGGCGCTGACTTCGTGGACTGGCGACAACAAGTGCCACCAAAGCCGCGTCATCTCCTACACAATCCCCATCACCAACCCGTTGGGCCCCAAGGCTGCAGCTGTAGTGGAGACTCAGGTGTGGATGTGCAAAaacatcttcttttttaaaaagaagacggTGGGGGAGGGGAGCGTTCCCTTTTTATGGTGAGCTGACTGGATTTCAAAAAGCCTTTCAGCAATTGCTTCCTCAGAACCATTGACTAAACAAAGAGcgcgggggggggacgacgacgaatagtaagtacagtggtacctcgggttacagacgcttcaggttacatgcgcttcaggttacatacgcttcaggttacagtctcctcgggttaagaactttgcttcaggatgagaacagaaatcgtgcggcggcagcaggaggccccattagctaaagtagtgcttcaggttaagaacagtttcaggttaagaacggatctccagaacgaattaagtaccgtattttttgctctataagactcactttttccctcctaaaaagtaaggggaaatgtgtgtgcgtcttatggagcaaatgcaggctgcacagctatcccagaagccagaacagcaagagggattgctgctttcactgtgcagcgatccctcttgctgttctggcttctgagattgagaataatttttttcttgttttcctcctccaaaaactaggtgcgtcttgtggtctggtgcgtcttatagagtgaaaaatacggtacttaacccgaggtaccaccgtacagtgAACCTACACATTACGTGCATTTGACTTGCGTGATTTCAACCACACGTGGCTGAAGGCAGTCTGGTTGAGGGGAAATGTCTGAAGTCCCAGGCAAGGCTTGCTTGGCTTCTGGAAATTTCCTGCACCATCTTGTAAAAGCCAGAGAGCACGCCAAGTGGGCCTtgccttggaaggaaggaaggccaaGAGCTCAAAAATTCTTTTCGTGCCAGGTCCACTTGGAGTTACCtggtgcaaaaagagctttttaaaatttttatttatttatttggtttttcagattaaaattttacagtcacatatccaacatacaacataaaaacaagattccgaggaatctcttggacttccttctcccctttgtgggtcttattgttaatcatttctttctgcatcttttataataatccaaatcttttacctctccattgtatccaaaatgCCCCATT contains:
- the GRAMD1A gene encoding protein Aster-A isoform X7; its protein translation is MLSPTYKQRNEDFRRIFKGLPETERLLVDYSCALQRDILLQGRLYLSENWICFYSNIFRWETTISIQLKEVKCIRKEKTAKLIPNAIQICTETEKHFFTSFGARDRCFMLIFRLWQNTLLDKTLSPQELWHIVHQCYGSELGLTSEDDDYVSPIDEINGLGSPKETGDVIDLSDLTSRCSTDLKLDTSPLMDKRDASQSINSLASSSDGTTSLAEDPDENTDSQVDASSSHTVTSATEPPRDDLPQGPPMSPLEGDPLPSEELPTDMSNSSSSTQDEAEVDAFFSDLPGRLLINTVYHVGAERLQQMLFSDSQFIHSFLDQRKFTDVALTSWTGDNKCHQSRVISYTIPITNPLGPKAAAVVETQTLFRTSSKSGGCVVDSEVVTQGIPYQDYFYTAHRYCITAVAKSKARLRVSSEIRYRKQPWNLVKTLIEKNTWSGVEEYFQHLELALVQAEKALLEESCHGKEPRGLLSGLRRRKRTLSWRAPHVEPLLPTLPDGEGAARTIRPSGSLTSRLSEQLSEQGQGQTVSTVILIISLVLVVLVILNMMLFYRLWSLEHTARTFESWQAYALSSGKLPQTASEWAEILELQKRFHSVEVQKWKQILKASVELLDEMKISLEKLHQGITVAEPPLEPE
- the GRAMD1A gene encoding protein Aster-A isoform X4; protein product: MVALSSFSLCNPSGGDGWAAGTTKEKQALLGGTTSPRTTPSSSPSLRKRLLQLPPRPPPELTPEAMVEKGSENAAERTPQAVHPPSTPLNYPLSGRSFIRNNKKMQSWYSMLSPTYKQRNEDFRRIFKGLPETERLLVDYSCALQRDILLQGRLYLSENWICFYSNIFRWETTISIQLKEVKCIRKEKTAKLIPNAIQICTETEKHFFTSFGARDRCFMLIFRLWQNTLLDKTLSPQELWHIVHQCYGSELGLTSEDDDYVSPIDEINGLGSPKETGDVIDLSDLTSRCSTDLKLDTSPLMDKRDASQSINSLASSSDGTTSLAEDPDENTDSQVDASSSHTVTSATEPPRDDLPQGPPMSPLEGDPLPSEELPTDMSNSSSSTQDEAEVDAFFSDLPGRLLINTVYHVGAERLQQMLFSDSQFIHSFLDQRKFTDVALTSWTGDNKCHQSRVISYTIPITNPLGPKAAAVVETQTLFRTSSKSGGCVVDSEVVTQGIPYQDYFYTAHRYCITAVAKSKARLRVSSEIRYRKQPWNLVKTLIEKNTWSGVEEYFQHLGSLTSRLSEQLSEQGQGQTVSTVILIISLVLVVLVILNMMLFYRLWSLEHTARTFESWQAYALSSGKLPQTASEWAEILELQKRFHSVEVQKWKQILKASVELLDEMKISLEKLHQGITVAEPPLEPE
- the GRAMD1A gene encoding protein Aster-A isoform X6, translated to MVNCSLTPSPLLFPMLSPTYKQRNEDFRRIFKGLPETERLLVDYSCALQRDILLQGRLYLSENWICFYSNIFRWETTISIQLKEVKCIRKEKTAKLIPNAIQICTETEKHFFTSFGARDRCFMLIFRLWQNTLLDKTLSPQELWHIVHQCYGSELGLTSEDDDYVSPIDEINGLGSPKETGDVIDLSDLTSRCSTDLKLDTSPLMDKRDASQSINSLASSSDGTTSLAEDPDENTDSQVDASSSHTVTSATEPPRDDLPQGPPMSPLEGDPLPSEELPTDMSNSSSSTQDEAEVDAFFSDLPGRLLINTVYHVGAERLQQMLFSDSQFIHSFLDQRKFTDVALTSWTGDNKCHQSRVISYTIPITNPLGPKAAAVVETQTLFRTSSKSGGCVVDSEVVTQGIPYQDYFYTAHRYCITAVAKSKARLRVSSEIRYRKQPWNLVKTLIEKNTWSGVEEYFQHLELALVQAEKALLEESCHGKEPRGLLSGLRRRKRTLSWRAPHVEPLLPTLPDGEGAARTIRPSGSLTSRLSEQLSEQGQGQTVSTVILIISLVLVVLVILNMMLFYRLWSLEHTARTFESWQAYALSSGKLPQTASEWAEILELQKRFHSVEVQKWKQILKASVELLDEMKISLEKLHQGITVAEPPLEPE
- the GRAMD1A gene encoding protein Aster-A isoform X5, which encodes MVEKGSENAAERTPQAVHPPSTPLNYPLSGRSFIRNNKKMQSWYSMLSPTYKQRNEDFRRIFKGLPETERLLVDYSCALQRDILLQGRLYLSENWICFYSNIFRWETTISIQLKEVKCIRKEKTAKLIPNAIQICTETEKHFFTSFGARDRCFMLIFRLWQNTLLDKTLSPQELWHIVHQCYGSELGLTSEDDDYVSPIDEINGLGSPKETGDVIDLSDLTSRCSTDLKLDTSPLMDKRDASQSINSLASSSDGTTSLAEDPDENTDSQVDASSSHTVTSATEPPRDDLPQGPPMSPLEGDPLPSEELPTDMSNSSSSTQDEAEVDAFFSDLPGRLLINTVYHVGAERLQQMLFSDSQFIHSFLDQRKFTDVALTSWTGDNKCHQSRVISYTIPITNPLGPKAAAVVETQTLFRTSSKSGGCVVDSEVVTQGIPYQDYFYTAHRYCITAVAKSKARLRVSSEIRYRKQPWNLVKTLIEKNTWSGVEEYFQHLELALVQAEKALLEESCHGKEPRGLLSGLRRRKRTLSWRAPHVEPLLPTLPDGEGAARTIRPSGSLTSRLSEQLSEQGQGQTVSTVILIISLVLVVLVILNMMLFYRLWSLEHTARTFESWQAYALSSGKLPQTASEWAEILELQKRFHSVEVQKWKQILKASVELLDEMKISLEKLHQGITVAEPPLEPE
- the GRAMD1A gene encoding protein Aster-A isoform X3, encoding MFDTGTTSPRTTPSSSPSLRKRLLQLPPRPPPELTPEAMVEKGSENAAERTPQAVHPPSTPLNYPLSGRSFIRNNKKMQSWYSMLSPTYKQRNEDFRRIFKGLPETERLLVDYSCALQRDILLQGRLYLSENWICFYSNIFRWETTISIQLKEVKCIRKEKTAKLIPNAIQICTETEKHFFTSFGARDRCFMLIFRLWQNTLLDKTLSPQELWHIVHQCYGSELGLTSEDDDYVSPIDEINGLGSPKETGDVIDLSDLTSRCSTDLKLDTSPLMDKRDASQSINSLASSSDGTTSLAEDPDENTDSQVDASSSHTVTSATEPPRDDLPQGPPMSPLEGDPLPSEELPTDMSNSSSSTQDEAEVDAFFSDLPGRLLINTVYHVGAERLQQMLFSDSQFIHSFLDQRKFTDVALTSWTGDNKCHQSRVISYTIPITNPLGPKAAAVVETQTLFRTSSKSGGCVVDSEVVTQGIPYQDYFYTAHRYCITAVAKSKARLRVSSEIRYRKQPWNLVKTLIEKNTWSGVEEYFQHLELALVQAEKALLEESCHGKEPRGLLSGLRRRKRTLSWRAPHVEPLLPTLPDGEGAARTIRPSGSLTSRLSEQLSEQGQGQTVSTVILIISLVLVVLVILNMMLFYRLWSLEHTARTFESWQAYALSSGKLPQTASEWAEILELQKRFHSVEVQKWKQILKASVELLDEMKISLEKLHQGITVAEPPLEPE